cttaatatacttttgagtgtaCGTCGATCATCCTATTATTCCTGGTTGTTAATAACGTCGATCATCCAATTATTCCTGGTTGTTAATAAAATGGGTTCCGTGCTCATTTATAACTTTCTTTCGTGGATTCCTATGCACTTGTTCTTATTGCTTGCTATGATGTACTTTTCAGATTGATTGTTCCATACCATGCGAAGGAGCGAGCCTCCTTTCGTGCCTTCTGCAGTTTTCATCAAGCAAGGACTTTTTTCATTTGTATTATCTGCTTGAAACGTCTTCTCCATATACTCTCTGCCCTTCTTATCCTGGCAGCTTCTTAACAGAATTTTCATACAAATTTTATCCCTGCTTGTTTCTTGAAATCAATCTTTTTGCCGCGCTTTCGTTGGTTCACACGCTCAAATGTCGTGACTGGTGCTTTAACTCCCTATAGACAACATATCGAGTGTGCTTAATTAAGTTATGTTTAGCCTTTAACTGTATCAGATCACTTTTCGTGTTCTCTTCTGACAGGAAATTCTCCTTTTCCAGGTGATTTTCTAGATGCATAACCTCCAAGTCCAAACAAGGGATCTTTTCAATGTTCGAACCACCACCTAGGGGTTTCAGGTTCTGGTGGTGTAGAACTGAACATTGTGGGCCACTTTTTGCAATGCATTTACCTTTGTttctcttaatgatgtttattttaAATTAACACCCTTTTTTAACTCTGCCATTGTAAATGATATATCATTTCATTGCCGGTCCCAAGCCCGGAAAAAGGAGGAGGGAAGAAGGAAGTCACTATCATTTTAGAGTTTACATTCTCTGTGTCAGGTTTAGTGCTAACATTAAGTTTTGATGTCTCAGATTTGAAGGGGCTGGGTTTCTTCTGCAATTTGGAATCTTGGATCTAACGTTGCTTCATTTTCTGCAATTAAGAATTACTAATTTCTTTCTTTAAATGGCTGTAAGTACTCTGTTGATGTACTTAGTGTTCCTTCTGCGTCGATACTTAAatttctgtgtttttttttgcAGTAAAATAAGCATACCTTCACCTCAGAGGATTATACATTTGATCCTAAATATGGCTGACCTATTTACTCctttttacatcaactaatctaaGAATGTTACATCCAAATTTCAGATTTTGCATCAACTGTCGATTTTCTCTAGTTAAAATGTGTTTTGATTTGCTGTTTGTGTTACTTCTTTGGCATGGCTCACCAGAGTATACTGAAGGAGATTATGGTAAGCTATTTACtctaatagttcttcgtctcacTGAATGTTCATAGGGACTCGTTGGAATCTCCCACCAACAAGCCCTGGCGCAAGTTACAGCTGAAGCTTCAGTCCTGGAGGCGCATACTCAGGAATGCAAAAAGTGTGTATACTACTTGATTCCATATATGCTGCCAAATAATGACAGTTGAATTCAGATCTTATTTGCGAGTACTAGAGTTATACATTGAAATGCAGGGAAGGCAAGTTATCTCTGAGATGCAATTTGCGGTAGAAGTTCATCCAACATGCATCAAATTGTGTTCAATGACGACTTTTTTCCGAAGTGATAGTTAGTAAATAACTTACATATCCATAAAATATAAGAGTCTCAAGAGTGATGATGATTTAGTCTTATTGGCAAACACCGAATTTTGGACATCCCCAAAGATGAAAAAACTACATAGATTTTGCAAAAGAGGACAGAGTACTTCCAAATTGTGAGGTTGAGCCTTCTGGACTGGTGTTGGGCCTCTAAACAGGTCATCATATAAGCATCATCTAACTACGTCCTCACCCTGTCCGACTAGTGTCCATCTAACAGCCTGAACCTCTGGAAGCTGCACCTCGCCTCCAACACCTCCTCCTGCTGCAGCGCCACCAACTGGTGGTACTCCTAACCCGCCTCCAACACCTCCTGCTGCAGCGCCATCGACTGGTGGTACTCCTACAAGTACTGGTGGCCGAGTAGTCCTATACAAGGCGTATACGAGAAGGCAAAATAAGACGAAAATGGCCACGCCTACAATAAGTGGTATGTACCATTTACCCTCCTCGTGGAGATCACATACATGGGAATAGGGAGAGAGGGGGAAAGGCATCGATCGTGCCATCGC
This DNA window, taken from Papaver somniferum cultivar HN1 chromosome 3, ASM357369v1, whole genome shotgun sequence, encodes the following:
- the LOC113361888 gene encoding uncharacterized protein LOC113361888, which translates into the protein MVGTCSQLLGRKMGGCNVVNIGYRFISAGTDTLMADAPAMARSMPFPLSPYSHVCDLHEEGKWYIPLIVGVAIFVLFCLLVYALYRTTRPPVLVGVPPVDGAAAGGVGGGLGVPPVGGAAAGGGVGGEVQLPEVQAVRWTLVGQGEDVVR